One Drosophila subobscura isolate 14011-0131.10 chromosome U, UCBerk_Dsub_1.0, whole genome shotgun sequence DNA window includes the following coding sequences:
- the LOC117901116 gene encoding uncharacterized protein LOC117901116, which translates to MSEVRVRPKHRLVAGSVHRNAFTLDYAQFYLRPVPISGQQQQQAQQQHQQIVQQQLLAQQQHQLQIQQLQQQLLLQQIERELQQHQQLLYGQRQQAQSSYSPVRQRWLSGSHYDYAAPQQLLPQLQQTLPQQQQQHHLLQQHQLQQQQQQQQQQQQQQQQQQQQYSYYFSRGSTSTSSGLGLGLGLGFGLGSGNLASWYHLPSTSAHIYIGTTSSGGAGTTPYPYPYRGLGAYTGGGYPAAALINFDASPTPLLASAGTSPGYLPPLPVPAALPPPPPAPSVATDYYFSSRSTRTLPPQATAATALGTAAGAATASSTARLSPFQEYTASAAEELQAGYRYKATPRRRYDAYDNYGYLPGFASTTEDEEDLLEECLPAALLSTDCDSLEEVRFLQHQAEEDDDEDDEEVATQLAHILDLPDFLHPYGGGGAGGSSRASIHSHKTPPQHEYQTEHGSAAAAAGGGGVANTGGGGGTGGTEGGTGISGGGVGQSQRETVEQRYHQYQYQQQQHQQQQHPHQFHHHHHHQQQQQQQQQQQQFQHTPQQSQGQQQQAYHSYQYPSQDSCEGFNHFANDATSCLGNQRMMVSKLWNSCFPEFTPDHVHRHNFYLCQWQRNTQVRIVYLFYRWITAITCLAALVCSLLDIGRTEEHFEHHYAKWWIYLTHWGLLFCTVQAWLAAWIVTQGMMVEREDFEIVRQAKKSRLHHLYWVLYTCATVYAFIVTMCYWLLVHNSEIHKIDTLNIMVHVLNSIIMLIDLAIVGHPIKMSHAYFTTGIGLAYAIFTGIYFLAGGTDRKNQTAIYPMMDWTKPGKAIIVTACAIIFTFFVHFCCYLLYRGRVWLFTKLCIRGRHNRDGEMGEGLNDDSGSRMGGGGMGGNVSGTGGGVSGSMAAATSVCVGAGGSSQDYAHQQQYPIAHTEQPRAGIQQQHQQQQPPANYQAPPQYSGYLQQPVVAGVNVGVISAEGVYQPIGTDTGRTSGGGGGGGGGGGGGGSVVGDVSGKHKSASGSGSGSALTRTVAHLDASQREQFLNPNKIVEYKM; encoded by the exons ATGTCGGAAGTTCGGGTTAGGCCCAAGCACAGACTTGTGGCCGGAAGTGTGCAC AGGAACGCCTTCACATTGGATTACGCGCAGTTTTACCTTAGACCGGTGCCAATTagtggccaacagcagcaacaagcgcagcagcaacaccagcagatagtgcagcagcaattgctagcccagcagcaacatcaactgcaaatccagcagctgcagcaacaactgctgctgcaacagatCGAACGggagttgcagcagcaccagcagcttcTATACGGCCAGCGCCAACAGGCCCAGAGTAGCTATTCGCCCGTGCGGCAGCGTTGGCTCTCCGGCAGCCACTACGACTACGCCGCACCGCAGCAACTTTTGCCGCAACTGCAACAGACCCtaccgcagcaacagcagcaacatcatctgctccagcagcaccagctacaacagcagcaacagcaacaacaacaacaacaacagcaacagcaacagcagcagcagcagtacagcTACTATTTCAGTCGGGgaagcaccagcaccagctccggcctgggtctgggactgggcctgggcttCGGTCTGGGCAGCGGCAACCTAGCCAGCTG GTACCATCTGCCCTCTACGTCGGCGCACATTTACATTGGGACaaccagcagcggcggcgcaGGTACAACCCCGTATCCATATCCGTATCGGGGATTGGGAGCCTATACCGGCGGCGGCTATCCGGCAGCGGCTTTGATCAACTTTGATGCCTCGCCCACTCCACTGCTAGCATCAGCCGGAACATCGCCGGGCTATCTGCCGCCACTCCCTGTGCCGGCAGCCctaccaccgccgccaccggcGCCGAGCGTAGCCACCGACTACTACTTCAGCAGCCGAAGCACTCGCACGCTTCCACCCCAAGCCACAGCGGCAACGGCCCTAGG aacagcagcaggagcagcaacagcatcatcgACAGCCAGACTATCGCCGTTCCAGGAATACACGGCTAGTGCGGCGGAGGAGCTGCAAGCTGGCTATCGCTACAAAGCCACTCCCCGAAGGCGCTACGACGCCTACGACAACTACGGCTATCTGCCGGGCTTTGCCAGCACAACCGAAGACGAGGAGGACCTGCTCGAGGAGTGCCTGCCAGCGGCCCTACTCTCCACGGACTGTGACAGTCTCGAGGAAGTGCGCTTTCTACAGCACCAGGccgaggaggacgacgacgaggacgacgaggaGGTTGCCACACAGTTGGCGCACATTCTTGACCTGCCCGATTTTTTGCATCCttacggcggcggcggcgcaggcggcagcagcagggccagcatACACAGCCACAAGACGCCGCCGCAACACGAATACCAGACGGAGCACGGctcagccgctgccgcagccggaggaggaggagttgctAACAcaggcggcggaggaggcacTGGCGGTACGGAAGGCGGTACAGGCATCAGTGGTGGTGGCGTCGGTCAGTCGCAACGCGAAACGGTTGAGCAACGCTAtcaccaataccaataccagcagcagcagcatcagcagcaacagcacccaCATCAATTCcatcaccaccatcaccatcagcagcagcagcagcaacaacagcagcagcagcagttccagcaCACACCGCAGCAATcgcagggccagcagcagcaggcataTCACTCGTATCAGTATCCATCGCAGGACAGCTGCGAGGGCTTCAACCACTTTGCCAACGACGCCACCAGCTGCCTGGGCAACCAGAGAATGATGGTTAGCAAATTGTGGAACAGTTGCTTCCCGGAGTTCACGCCGGACCATGTCCATCGGCACAACTTTTATCTGTGCCAG tGGCAGCGGAATACGCAGGTGCGGATTGTGTACCTGTTCTATCGGTGGATAACAGCCATCACGTGCTTGGCAGCACTGGTCTGCTCCCTGCTGGACATTGGGCGCACCGAGGAGCACTTTGAGCATCACTATGCCAAGTGGTGGATCTATCTGACTCACTGGGGCCTACTGTTCTGCACGGTGCAGGCCTGGCTTGCCGCCTGGATCGTAACCCAGGGCATGATGGTGGAGCGCGAGGACTTTGAGATCGTGCGCCAAGCCAAGAAGAGTCGTCTGCATCATCTCTACTGGGTCCTCTACACCTGTGCCACTGTCTATGCCTTCATTGTGACCATGTGCTATTGGCTACTCGTACACAATTCAG AAATTCACAAAATTGATACTTTGAATATTATGGTGCATGTGCTGAACTCGATTATAATGCTCATCGATCTGGCCATTGTGGGGCATCCGATTAAAATGAGCCACGCATACTTCACCACGGGCATCGGCCTGGCATATGCCATCTTCACGGGCATCTACTTTTTGGCCGGCGGCACAGACAG GAAAAATCAAACTGCCATCTATCCCATGATGGACTGGACCAAGCCGGGCAAGGCCATTATTGTTACGGCCTGTGCCATAATCTTCACCTTCTTTGTCCACTTCTGCTGCTATCTACTGTACCGAGGCCGGGTCTGGTTGTTCACCAAGCTCTGTATTAGGGGCCGGCACAATCGGGACGGTGAGATGGGCGAGGGTCTAAACGATGACTCTGGCTCTCGCATGGGCGGAGGGGGCATGGGTGGCAATGTGAGCGGCACTGGAGGCGGGGTCAGTGGTTCGATGGCTGCCGCtacttctgtgtgtgttggcgccggtggcagcagccaggattatgcccaccagcagcaataTCCCATTGCGCACACGGAGCAGCCGCGGGCCGGCattcaacagcagcatcagcagcagcagccgccagccaACTACCAGGCTCCGCCACAGTATTCCGGCTACCTGCAGCAGCCCGTGGTCGCTGGCGTCAATGTGGGGGTGATCAGTGCGGAGGGAGTCTACCAGCCGATTGGCACAGACACCGGACGCAccagtggtggtggtggtggtggtggaggtggaggtggaggtggaggtagTGTCGTGGGCGATGTGTCCGGGAAACACAAGTCGGCCTCTGggtcgggctcgggctcggcaTTGACGCGCACCGTAGCCCACTTGGATGCGTCGCAGCGGGAGCAGTTCCTCAACCCCAACAAGATCGTCGAGTATAAGATGTAA
- the LOC117900856 gene encoding uncharacterized protein LOC117900856, whose protein sequence is MSSNKNKSVSSPFPQRVSTAQQTDLTSRPDEYDDDSVFDPHTPSPHEDILYDDDPYNNEPYRSPEELRTYDEINYPEEIRERSVNPYRDTLYEIQTETVYVDTGPEQPKTILTGARGPSRLAFRCYVYILIIAQVGLASLQWMFATYAWKPMLQPIERNMNLLLLFLAWLNLTLGFFGFRRLQFTFPLNWIIFVCIFESLTLAVMCLSASELTLTWPYLVAGIAVLFIYTLLGLWVPRMLTADLWILIFVSITVLSVSIITLAAALAMHHYVPLSLCLIIFGPWAMYNSQKVHVKKRSGFTTHQYLDAAAKVYINFAMTVGCIVCMSHMSIYYLEADECRNKWFCPRQSMMP, encoded by the coding sequence ATGTCAagtaacaaaaataaatccgTCTCTAGCCCGTTTCCCCAGCGGGTGTCCACAGCGCAGCAAACGGATTTGACCTCAAGACCGGACGAGTACGACGATGATTCAGTGTTTGACCCGCATACTCCCAGCCCTCACGAGGACATCCTGTATGATGACGATCCATACAACAACGAGCCGTATCGCAGCCCGGAAGAGCTGCGAACATATGACGAGATCAACTATCCGGAAGAAATTAGAGAACGAAGTGTTAATCCCTACAGGGACACTCTTTACGAGATTCAAACGGAGACGGTGTACGTCGACACGGGTCCAGAACAACCCAAAACAATTCTAACAGGTGCCAGGGGACCCTCTAGGCTGGCCTTTCGATGCTACGTGTATATCCTCATCATCGCCCAAGTGGGTCTGGCCTCGTTGCAATGGATGTTCGCCACGTACGCCTGGAAGCCCATGCTGCAACCCATCGAACGAAACATGAatttgctgctcctgttcctggcGTGGCTCAACCTCACCCTGGGCTTTTTCGGCTTCCGGCGGCTGCAGTTCACGTTCCCCCTTAACTGGATAATCTTTGTCTGCATCTTCGAGAGCCTCACCCTGGCGGTCATGTGCCTCAGCGCCAGCGAGCTAACGCTCACATGGCCCTACCTTGTGGCCGGCATTGCTGTGCTGTTTATCTACACCCTCCTGGGTCTCTGGGTGCCGAGAATGCTAACCGCCGACCTCTGGATTCTGATATTTGTGAGCATCACGGTGCTGAGTGTCTCCATTATTACGCTCGCCGCGGCTCTTGCCATGCACCACTATGTGCCTCTGAGCTTGTGCTTGATCATCTTCGGACCTTGGGCCATGTACAACTCTCAAAAAGTGCACGTAAAAAAGCGATCCGGCTTCACCACACACCAGTACCTGGATGCAGCCGCCAAGGTGTACATTAATTTTGCCATGACAGTCGGATGTATTGTCTGCATGAGCCACATGTCCATCTACTATTTGGAGGCCGACGAATGCCGCAACAAATGGTTCTGTCCAAGACAATCGATGATGCCCTAA
- the LOC117900857 gene encoding uncharacterized protein LOC117900857: MSDPQNGERGGGVHSKLRLYLWIYGTALVFIFISSLLIISFGFINSEPGERCCPAAYSCFSLGLLCLFVYVNVMFLRRKFPVNWILSCCMAVLFGLGTASMLPEQTAGHVVLLALEVIVMMGLLLLLGYWLPPKCHPLIYIALTSFCLAIVMFVLCKIISDHIPEYTETADVWLAHCVLWTVVCPMLLFQSQVINGYWSSESPYLDIPLCAVLLLIDYLACYAFLDAVAEVDYAFENLLSSRTVQLLVRVGRSEM, translated from the coding sequence ATGAGTGATCCACAAAATGGCGAAAGGGGGGGCGGCGTCCACTCCAAACTTCGGCTGTATCTGTGGATCTATGGAACGGCCCTAGTGTTTATATTCATCAGCAGCCTGTTGATCATCTCCTTTGGCTTTATCAACAGCGAGCCCGGAGAACGCTGCTGCCCAGCTGCCTACTCCTGCTTCAGCCTTGGCCTATTATGCCTGTTTGTCTATGTGAATGTGATGTTCCTGCGTCGCAAGTTTCCGGTCAACTGGATACTGAGCTGCTGCATGGCTGTTCTTTTCGGCTTGGGCACTGCCTCAATGCTGCCCGAGCAGACGGCCGGCcatgtggtgctgctggccctgGAAGTAATCGTAATGATGggcctactgctgctgcttggctacTGGCTGCCACCAAAGTGTCACCCGCTGATCTACATTGCCCTTACTTCGTTCTGTTTAGCGATAGTTATGTTTGTGCTGTGCAAAATCATCTCGGACCACATCCCAGAGTATACCGAAACAGCGGATGTGTGGTTAGCTCACTGTGTTCTGTGGACAGTCGTCTGCCCGATGCTCCTCTTCCAGTCGCAGGTGATCAACGGATATTGGAGCAGCGAGTCTCCCTATCTGGATATACCCCTCTGTGCGGTCCTTCTACTCATCGACTACCTCGCCTGCTATGCCTTCCTGGATGCTGTCGCGGAAGTCGACTATGCCTTTGAAAACTTGCTCAGCTCGCGGACCGTACAACTCTTGGTTCGTGTGGGTCGTAGCGAAATGTGA